Proteins from a genomic interval of uncultured Methanocorpusculum sp.:
- a CDS encoding ATP-binding cassette domain-containing protein gives MNDDVLTFEDVRFSYPGRPASLKGIPFSIKRGKKVAVVGPNGAGKTTLLLMCNGTLVPESGRILVNGEEIAYDRASLRDVRTRVGLVFQNSDSQIFAPSVYADVAFGPMNLHLSEEEIRERVSDSLFAVGFVDYDKRPPHHLSGGEKKRVAIAGILTMRPDILVADTDCIT, from the coding sequence ATGAACGATGATGTACTTACCTTTGAAGATGTCCGGTTCTCGTATCCGGGCCGCCCCGCATCGCTGAAAGGAATACCCTTTTCCATTAAAAGAGGAAAGAAAGTTGCCGTAGTGGGACCAAACGGAGCTGGAAAAACCACACTTCTTCTGATGTGCAATGGGACATTGGTGCCGGAAAGCGGGAGAATTCTGGTAAACGGCGAAGAGATCGCATACGACAGAGCTTCGCTTCGGGACGTTCGGACCAGGGTAGGTCTCGTATTTCAGAACTCCGACTCCCAGATATTTGCCCCGAGCGTCTATGCCGATGTAGCGTTTGGGCCGATGAATCTGCATCTTTCCGAAGAGGAAATAAGGGAACGTGTTTCTGATTCGCTGTTTGCCGTTGGCTTTGTGGATTATGATAAGCGTCCGCCCCATCACCTCTCAGGTGGCGAAAAGAAACGTGTCGCGATCGCCGGAATTCTTACCATGCGGCCAGACATTCTGGTAGCTGATACCGACTGCATCACTTGA
- a CDS encoding DUF4405 domain-containing protein has protein sequence MEKYRCGGATEDPMKNTRINAWVDLAAFVAAVATCVTGYVLWAFFPLGSGRGSMSYLSISYQSWYDLHFYTSLLFVILVAIHLILHYRWIRNMRTMLVKK, from the coding sequence ATGGAGAAATACCGTTGCGGCGGGGCTACGGAGGATCCGATGAAAAACACCAGGATTAATGCATGGGTCGATCTCGCTGCGTTCGTTGCAGCAGTAGCGACCTGTGTGACTGGGTATGTTCTCTGGGCATTTTTCCCTCTGGGGTCAGGAAGAGGGTCGATGAGTTACCTTTCCATCAGTTATCAAAGCTGGTATGATCTCCATTTCTATACAAGTCTGCTGTTTGTCATCCTCGTCGCCATCCATCTTATTCTTCACTATCGGTGGATTCGAAATATGCGTACGATGCTGGTCAAAAAATAA
- the cbiT gene encoding precorrin-6Y C5,15-methyltransferase (decarboxylating) subunit CbiT, which yields MDLPGGPTQPEVMAVSLAKLAIRPGDTVVDIGCGTSTVTLEMTKLAGKEGQVYAVDRRPQAIECTQETCRGMEVEFFAGEALDFLTSPHKRIDCAFLGGSSNIHEILSLLQKEGTRSIVVNAVLLETAVETIHAMKELGIFIEAVHLQVSRSHDLVERIMFQPINPVYIIHGGRTC from the coding sequence ATGGATTTACCCGGAGGACCTACTCAGCCGGAAGTCATGGCCGTTTCCCTCGCAAAACTTGCCATTCGTCCAGGTGACACGGTTGTTGACATCGGCTGCGGGACCAGTACGGTCACGCTCGAGATGACGAAACTCGCAGGAAAAGAGGGACAGGTATACGCCGTGGACCGGAGGCCTCAGGCCATTGAATGTACGCAGGAAACCTGCCGGGGTATGGAGGTAGAATTTTTTGCCGGCGAAGCTCTTGATTTTCTTACCTCGCCGCATAAAAGAATCGACTGTGCGTTTCTTGGTGGAAGCAGCAATATCCATGAGATACTTTCCCTTCTTCAAAAAGAAGGAACGCGAAGTATCGTGGTGAATGCCGTACTTCTGGAAACCGCCGTCGAGACCATCCATGCGATGAAAGAACTGGGTATCTTCATTGAAGCCGTTCATCTGCAGGTCTCCAGGTCCCATGATCTCGTGGAGCGTATTATGTTTCAACCAATCAATCCCGTCTATATCATACACGGGGGCAGAACATGCTGA
- a CDS encoding cobalt-factor II C(20)-methyltransferase, which translates to MLTAVGLGPGDAELLTLKAVRILKEADTVFVPGGIALDLVKPYAKNIITFEFPMTRDENEITKCMERNAEKILPAAKSGHAVFGLIGDPNYYSTFSRLAEMVIALVPDLIVETIPGISSITAVASHAKIPVNGAFLVTDGPVIPSTKILMKVTRPRNAAEQLKAAGYNDFIVVERMYMEGEKVYRDVLPEKTNYFSIMIARKV; encoded by the coding sequence ATGCTGACCGCAGTGGGCCTGGGCCCGGGCGATGCAGAACTTCTGACCCTCAAAGCGGTTCGGATATTAAAAGAAGCAGACACGGTTTTTGTGCCGGGAGGCATTGCTCTTGACTTAGTCAAACCCTATGCGAAAAACATCATCACGTTTGAGTTCCCGATGACCCGGGATGAGAATGAGATCACGAAATGCATGGAGAGAAATGCTGAAAAGATTTTGCCCGCGGCAAAAAGCGGTCATGCAGTCTTCGGACTGATCGGTGACCCGAATTATTACTCCACATTCTCTCGTCTTGCCGAGATGGTGATAGCACTTGTGCCCGATCTGATCGTGGAAACGATTCCAGGGATAAGTTCCATCACCGCCGTGGCATCGCATGCTAAAATACCCGTGAACGGAGCATTTCTCGTAACGGACGGTCCGGTCATCCCTTCGACAAAGATTCTGATGAAGGTCACGCGGCCAAGAAATGCAGCTGAACAGCTGAAAGCCGCCGGCTACAATGATTTCATTGTCGTTGAGCGGATGTATATGGAAGGCGAGAAGGTTTATCGGGATGTTCTGCCGGAAAAGACCAACTACTTCAGCATCATGATCGCGAGGAAGGTATGA
- a CDS encoding cobalt-precorrin-4/precorrin-4 C(11)-methyltransferase — MKYYIVGAGCGDPGLITVKGMDLLKRADILIYAGSLVNSELVTASPASVKLDSWGMKLEEITSVIEEGVRTGRFVVRLHSGDPAIYGSIVEQIAPLEAKGIHSEIVTGVSSMFGAAAALQTEYTLRGVSESVIVTRSAGETLDADQIPELSAHGTTMVIFLSTGHIDTVMKKLRRPPETPVAVVYHASWPDQKIIKGTIETIAEKVHDAEITRSALIIVGDIVAGIHAAYTNSHLYG; from the coding sequence ATGAAGTATTATATCGTCGGTGCGGGATGCGGTGATCCAGGACTTATCACGGTGAAAGGTATGGATCTTTTGAAACGTGCCGATATCCTCATCTATGCCGGATCGCTCGTAAATTCCGAGCTTGTCACCGCATCTCCTGCATCGGTAAAGCTTGACTCATGGGGAATGAAGCTCGAAGAGATCACAAGCGTTATCGAAGAAGGAGTACGGACCGGCCGGTTCGTTGTTCGTCTTCACTCCGGAGACCCGGCGATCTACGGCTCGATCGTTGAACAGATCGCTCCTCTTGAAGCAAAGGGGATCCATTCAGAAATCGTCACTGGCGTTTCATCGATGTTTGGAGCCGCGGCCGCACTGCAGACCGAATACACGCTTCGCGGGGTATCTGAATCGGTCATCGTGACCCGATCTGCGGGAGAGACGCTTGACGCCGACCAGATCCCCGAACTCTCTGCCCACGGTACAACGATGGTCATCTTTTTATCGACCGGACATATCGACACCGTGATGAAAAAACTGCGGCGTCCGCCCGAAACACCGGTCGCCGTGGTCTATCATGCCTCCTGGCCCGACCAGAAGATCATAAAAGGAACGATCGAGACCATCGCCGAAAAGGTGCACGATGCAGAGATAACCCGCTCTGCACTGATTATCGTCGGCGACATTGTTGCCGGAATCCACGCGGCATATACCAACTCACACCTGTACGGATGA
- the cbiG gene encoding cobalt-precorrin 5A hydrolase, whose protein sequence is MNIVVVTLPRFQEAGERIATFLEAELLPYSPEIFSELYGKYDAIICVMSAGIAVRGCAPLLTDKWHDPAVIVVTPDMRYAIPVLGGHHGANDVAKRLADLGIEPVISTATEVMGRPSVEEKAKQGGLTIVNRSSTREVNGAILDGDVPIVRVLAPKIVVADPGVSVLVTDSPYVIGIGCRLGTTADEIRNAVFSACKDADISADSVTLFATTLKKFHEKGLHEGVASLSGNLIFLDDETINKQIPVTSSRAEMLGLCGVAEPCALALSKTGTLILKKTVYGRVSIAIGR, encoded by the coding sequence ATGAACATCGTCGTCGTCACTCTGCCAAGATTCCAGGAAGCCGGAGAGCGGATCGCAACGTTTCTGGAAGCTGAGCTTCTTCCCTATTCGCCGGAAATCTTCTCCGAACTTTATGGGAAGTACGACGCGATTATCTGCGTTATGTCGGCAGGGATCGCGGTTCGCGGCTGTGCTCCGCTTCTGACCGACAAGTGGCATGATCCGGCAGTCATCGTTGTCACGCCGGATATGCGGTATGCCATACCCGTTCTCGGAGGGCACCACGGAGCAAACGACGTTGCGAAACGTCTTGCAGATCTTGGAATCGAGCCCGTTATTTCGACCGCAACGGAAGTGATGGGCCGGCCGTCGGTCGAAGAGAAGGCAAAACAAGGCGGGCTGACGATTGTCAACAGATCTTCGACGAGAGAAGTGAACGGCGCAATTCTTGACGGCGATGTGCCGATCGTTCGCGTGCTGGCACCAAAGATCGTCGTAGCGGATCCCGGCGTTTCGGTTCTTGTAACGGATTCACCGTATGTCATCGGTATCGGGTGCCGGCTTGGAACCACTGCCGATGAAATCAGAAATGCCGTCTTTTCTGCATGCAAAGATGCAGACATCTCTGCGGATTCGGTGACATTATTCGCGACAACCCTCAAAAAGTTCCATGAAAAAGGACTGCACGAGGGAGTAGCCTCACTTTCCGGCAACCTCATCTTTCTGGATGATGAAACAATTAACAAACAGATACCGGTGACTTCGTCCCGCGCTGAGATGCTTGGACTCTGCGGGGTCGCCGAGCCGTGTGCTCTCGCCCTTTCGAAAACAGGCACACTTATACTGAAAAAAACTGTATACGGGCGTGTATCTATTGCAATAGGAAGATAA
- the cobJ gene encoding precorrin-3B C(17)-methyltransferase produces the protein MGILWIVSSGPGSTQQLTPAAMKAIASADVIIGNAFYLDMLEQLLKNKQVIRSAMGKEVDRAREAVRLASDHNVAMVSGGDAGIYGMASIVLEMVEHEFPSQEVIVLPGDTAATAVASRLGSPLSGDYVTLSLSDLLTPWDVIEKRLGLAAQMGTPIALYNPKSRGHPLNLAKALEIILTCRDPETPVGIVKNVFREEEETHVTTLRELAENDDIVDMHAVLIIGGEESRKWMENNDVKGIITPRGYHRKYVY, from the coding sequence ATGGGTATTTTATGGATCGTAAGTTCAGGCCCGGGAAGCACACAGCAGCTTACCCCCGCCGCAATGAAGGCAATCGCCTCCGCTGATGTGATCATCGGCAATGCATTCTATCTGGATATGCTTGAACAGCTGTTGAAAAACAAACAGGTCATCCGAAGTGCGATGGGAAAAGAAGTTGACCGTGCCAGAGAAGCGGTACGCCTTGCATCAGATCATAATGTCGCCATGGTTTCGGGTGGAGATGCCGGCATTTATGGTATGGCGAGCATCGTTCTCGAGATGGTCGAACATGAATTCCCTTCCCAGGAAGTAATCGTTCTTCCAGGAGATACTGCGGCCACCGCGGTGGCGAGCAGACTCGGGTCCCCGCTCTCGGGCGACTACGTGACCTTAAGCCTTTCCGATCTCCTGACGCCTTGGGACGTGATTGAAAAACGCCTTGGTCTTGCCGCACAGATGGGGACCCCGATCGCTCTTTATAATCCAAAGAGCCGCGGCCATCCGTTGAATCTTGCCAAAGCATTGGAGATCATTCTTACCTGCCGTGATCCGGAAACCCCGGTCGGCATCGTAAAGAACGTGTTCCGGGAAGAAGAAGAGACACACGTAACGACGCTTCGGGAACTTGCCGAGAATGATGATATCGTAGATATGCATGCGGTACTGATTATCGGGGGCGAAGAAAGCAGAAAATGGATGGAGAATAACGATGTCAAAGGAATCATTACACCCCGCGGTTACCACAGAAAATACGTATACTGA
- a CDS encoding precorrin-8X methylmutase — MSKESLHPAVTTENTYTDIGADTPEGFSISSRSRSLAREAVGNKTPEDRIRQRCSIAVGDWAMADLLRFSNDPVTAGLQALENGAPIFTDIRVVLTGIQKKGHSSTVECALDFGADISKELGITRSSAGFIALKERLEGSIIVIGNAPSALLTVCSFVDEGIRPALVIGTPVGFINAAESKEVLRTKSVASVSNVGTRGGTPIAVASLNEIITMFTELKK; from the coding sequence ATGTCAAAGGAATCATTACACCCCGCGGTTACCACAGAAAATACGTATACTGATATCGGTGCAGATACGCCGGAAGGTTTTTCGATCTCGTCGAGAAGCCGAAGCCTTGCAAGAGAAGCTGTCGGTAACAAGACGCCTGAGGACCGAATCAGACAGAGATGCTCGATCGCAGTTGGAGACTGGGCAATGGCAGATCTTCTCAGGTTTTCCAACGATCCGGTGACAGCAGGACTGCAGGCGCTCGAAAATGGTGCGCCTATCTTCACCGATATCCGCGTGGTCCTGACCGGGATTCAGAAGAAAGGCCATTCGTCAACGGTCGAGTGTGCCCTGGATTTCGGCGCCGATATCTCCAAAGAGTTGGGAATCACCCGAAGTTCTGCAGGGTTCATTGCCCTGAAAGAGCGGCTCGAAGGCTCTATCATCGTGATCGGGAATGCGCCGAGCGCTCTTCTGACCGTCTGTTCATTTGTAGATGAAGGCATCCGTCCGGCGCTTGTGATCGGAACGCCAGTGGGTTTTATCAACGCGGCCGAGTCGAAGGAAGTTCTTCGCACAAAATCCGTCGCGTCCGTTTCAAATGTCGGGACCCGTGGCGGTACGCCGATTGCCGTGGCTTCTCTGAACGAAATTATTACGATGTTTACCGAACTGAAAAAATGA
- a CDS encoding cobalt-precorrin-5B (C(1))-methyltransferase, translating to MCAKATHSNEISLETGEGVGRFVRDTPRYPKGAAAVSPPARKEILDAISSACRAAGIPGASVLLTIPDGRRIGAMTLNPKIGIDGGISIVGTTGFVEPWDDHLSETVSERISKAQNVVITTGRIELRYSRLLFPDYEVVLAGSKIAESLSAVANCEHAVICGLPALILRFFHPEVATSRDFQLSRS from the coding sequence ATGTGTGCGAAGGCGACCCATTCCAATGAAATTTCTCTGGAAACAGGCGAGGGTGTCGGCCGTTTCGTTCGGGACACCCCTCGATATCCAAAAGGGGCGGCAGCCGTAAGCCCTCCTGCGAGAAAAGAGATTCTCGATGCGATCTCTTCAGCCTGCCGTGCGGCCGGTATTCCCGGAGCCTCTGTTTTACTTACGATTCCCGACGGCCGAAGGATCGGGGCAATGACCCTGAACCCGAAGATTGGAATTGATGGAGGGATTTCCATTGTTGGAACGACCGGGTTTGTTGAACCCTGGGATGATCATCTCTCGGAAACGGTAAGTGAACGGATCTCCAAAGCACAGAATGTGGTAATAACTACCGGAAGGATCGAACTTCGTTACTCAAGACTTCTCTTCCCCGATTACGAGGTGGTTCTTGCCGGATCAAAAATCGCCGAGAGTCTCTCAGCGGTTGCAAATTGTGAGCATGCCGTCATCTGCGGTCTGCCGGCCCTGATCCTGCGGTTTTTCCATCCGGAAGTCGCGACCTCGCGGGATTTCCAACTGTCGAGGAGCTGA
- a CDS encoding cobalt-precorrin-7 (C(5))-methyltransferase, giving the protein MKIIGVGCGDGMLTREGEAALRKAKNVYGSGRAIELVRAFIPAEADIIEITDYKALRFLPDDAVVLSTGDPLMAGLGYLPGEIIPGISSMQAAFARLHAPWTNVAVVNAHGKNHQDAVSRTVQDIATGHSVFLIADPDFSVEELARSLPASVPIAICEDLGYPNERIAEGTAKNPPAVLSKLFCIVVGYKK; this is encoded by the coding sequence ATGAAAATAATTGGAGTTGGATGCGGGGACGGAATGCTGACAAGGGAGGGAGAAGCTGCATTACGCAAAGCAAAAAATGTGTATGGATCAGGACGGGCGATCGAACTTGTCAGAGCTTTTATCCCTGCAGAGGCAGATATCATCGAGATAACGGATTACAAAGCGCTTCGTTTTCTTCCCGACGATGCGGTAGTTCTTTCGACGGGAGATCCTTTGATGGCAGGGCTTGGCTATCTGCCGGGCGAGATCATCCCGGGGATCTCATCGATGCAGGCGGCGTTTGCCCGTCTCCATGCCCCATGGACAAATGTGGCTGTCGTGAATGCTCATGGAAAAAATCATCAGGATGCTGTGTCCCGGACCGTTCAGGACATTGCTACCGGGCACTCGGTTTTTCTCATTGCCGATCCTGATTTTTCAGTGGAGGAACTTGCCCGTTCACTTCCCGCATCTGTACCTATTGCGATCTGCGAGGATCTCGGATATCCTAACGAAAGGATTGCTGAAGGAACCGCGAAAAATCCTCCGGCGGTGTTAAGTAAACTCTTCTGCATCGTTGTGGGATACAAAAAATAA
- a CDS encoding energy-coupling factor ABC transporter substrate-binding protein translates to MKKAHLEILVGLLVIVLLVIGTLAIVPSGTGDEEGWGGADGGAAETIDATGYIPWFNSIWTPPSGEIETLFFCVQTAIGALIIGYIFGYWNASAKARRGKQGEE, encoded by the coding sequence ATGAAGAAAGCACATCTTGAGATTCTTGTGGGCCTTCTCGTCATTGTTCTGCTCGTTATTGGAACACTTGCCATAGTTCCATCCGGTACAGGTGATGAAGAAGGCTGGGGTGGAGCAGACGGCGGTGCTGCCGAGACGATCGATGCAACAGGCTACATACCATGGTTTAACTCAATCTGGACCCCGCCAAGCGGAGAAATCGAAACGCTCTTCTTCTGTGTTCAAACAGCGATTGGCGCACTGATTATCGGTTATATTTTTGGATACTGGAACGCTTCGGCAAAAGCCCGGAGAGGAAAACAGGGAGAGGAGTAA
- a CDS encoding energy-coupling factor ABC transporter permease: protein MHIMEGYLPIGWCIFWAVLSAPFVIYGIWKMTKMIQEDRRVLPLMAVCGAFVFVLSALKIPSVTGSCSHPTGTGLSAAFFGPFITSVLGTIVLLFQALLLAHGGLTTLGANVFSMAIAGPFIAWLVFVGLRRTGKVGIGIAVFVTAAVANLVTYTVTSLQLAIVFPVEGSILNAFIAFAGIFAVTQIPLAIIEGIICALVAKYIVRVKPEILKKLGIIQDDEIAKIQGEAV, encoded by the coding sequence ATGCATATTATGGAGGGGTATTTACCCATCGGCTGGTGTATATTCTGGGCTGTTCTTTCAGCTCCGTTTGTCATCTACGGTATTTGGAAAATGACCAAAATGATTCAGGAGGATCGGCGTGTTCTCCCCTTGATGGCGGTATGCGGTGCATTTGTCTTCGTACTTTCTGCACTCAAGATCCCGTCGGTAACGGGAAGCTGTTCCCATCCTACAGGAACAGGTCTTTCGGCGGCGTTCTTTGGACCGTTCATTACCTCTGTTCTTGGAACAATCGTTCTCTTATTCCAGGCCCTGCTGCTTGCACACGGAGGACTTACGACGCTTGGAGCAAACGTTTTCTCCATGGCCATTGCCGGTCCTTTCATTGCCTGGCTCGTTTTCGTCGGTTTAAGAAGAACCGGCAAGGTCGGCATTGGAATTGCAGTATTCGTAACCGCCGCCGTCGCAAATTTAGTCACCTACACCGTGACCTCACTGCAGCTTGCAATAGTGTTTCCGGTCGAAGGAAGTATTCTCAATGCATTCATTGCATTCGCCGGTATCTTTGCCGTGACCCAGATTCCTCTCGCCATTATCGAGGGTATCATCTGTGCACTCGTCGCAAAATACATCGTCCGTGTAAAGCCGGAGATCTTAAAGAAACTCGGAATTATCCAGGATGACGAGATTGCAAAGATCCAGGGAGAAGCAGTATGA
- the cfbA gene encoding sirohydrochlorin nickelochelatase → MRKQGLLLIGHGSRLNYNKELITSTAELMAEKTDEYLIKTCFMENSSPTVLEGLDSMKCEDIELLVVVPLFLAKGVHVLEDIPGLLGLKSNESRGSFILANGTEIPLVYAEPIGKDPLLADIMLKNANFALNTHL, encoded by the coding sequence ATGCGCAAACAAGGTTTACTTCTGATAGGTCATGGAAGCAGACTCAATTATAATAAAGAGCTCATCACTTCAACCGCTGAATTGATGGCCGAGAAAACGGACGAGTATCTGATTAAAACATGTTTTATGGAAAACAGTTCTCCGACAGTTTTGGAAGGGCTTGATTCCATGAAATGCGAGGATATCGAACTTTTAGTCGTTGTTCCGCTGTTCCTTGCCAAAGGCGTCCACGTGCTTGAAGACATACCCGGACTTCTCGGTCTGAAATCAAACGAGTCACGTGGCAGTTTCATTCTGGCAAACGGAACCGAGATTCCTCTCGTATATGCCGAACCTATTGGCAAAGATCCGCTTCTCGCCGACATTATGCTCAAAAACGCTAATTTCGCGCTGAACACACATCTCTGA
- the tsaA gene encoding tRNA (N6-threonylcarbamoyladenosine(37)-N6)-methyltransferase TrmO: MTGTFECKPIGTVISPFKEKGDAPSQGRENEQSSQIVIFPEYAKGLAGLSPGRQIFVICWFDRSDRNVIEVHPRGNPDTPLTGVFNTRSPARPNPVSLTLVIIESINDNVLTVCGLDALDKTPVIDIKPYSRGIDEAKQFLKTE, translated from the coding sequence ATGACCGGAACGTTTGAGTGTAAACCAATAGGAACCGTAATATCACCATTTAAAGAAAAGGGAGATGCCCCGTCACAGGGACGTGAAAATGAACAAAGCAGTCAAATCGTCATCTTTCCGGAGTATGCCAAAGGGCTTGCAGGTCTGTCCCCCGGCAGACAGATATTTGTTATCTGCTGGTTCGATCGTTCCGATCGAAATGTAATCGAGGTACACCCGCGGGGGAATCCCGACACCCCGCTGACAGGCGTCTTTAACACGCGTTCGCCTGCCCGTCCAAATCCTGTTTCGCTGACATTGGTCATCATAGAATCCATCAATGATAATGTGCTGACTGTATGCGGTTTAGACGCCTTGGATAAAACACCGGTCATCGACATCAAACCATATTCCCGAGGTATTGACGAGGCAAAACAGTTTCTCAAAACTGAATGA
- a CDS encoding ATP-binding cassette domain-containing protein encodes MNKYPSHEEHGYDEELHIHPHVHSDGYVHTHEHLHGVPHDHHTDAPTPALLNVDCVNFEYKTARVLDEICVGVSRGEILAILGPNGVGKSTLLKCMNLILQPKTGTIMLGELNLTKMSGNEIAKNVGYVAQRNESARMTVFDSVLLGRKPHIGWRVSDHDYQIVEKAIERFGLTDMQLRYIDELSGGELQRVCLCRAIVQEPSVLLLDEPTSALDLCRQMEILRAIRDVVDYHDVATVMTMHDLNLALRFADRFLFMKEGKIYAMCDKSGVTEDIIEAVYGIPMDVIFHNDLPIVVPCG; translated from the coding sequence ATGAATAAATATCCATCTCACGAAGAACACGGCTATGATGAAGAACTGCATATCCACCCGCATGTTCATTCAGACGGCTATGTCCATACACATGAACATCTTCATGGTGTTCCGCATGATCATCATACCGATGCTCCGACGCCGGCACTACTGAATGTCGACTGTGTGAATTTCGAGTACAAAACTGCAAGAGTTCTGGATGAAATCTGCGTGGGAGTTTCACGTGGCGAAATTCTTGCGATCCTTGGCCCCAACGGTGTTGGGAAATCAACGCTACTCAAGTGTATGAACCTGATTCTCCAGCCGAAAACCGGAACGATCATGCTTGGAGAGCTGAACCTGACCAAGATGAGCGGCAATGAAATTGCAAAAAACGTTGGATATGTCGCCCAGCGAAACGAGTCGGCCCGTATGACGGTGTTCGATTCCGTGCTGCTTGGTCGAAAACCGCATATTGGATGGCGTGTTTCCGATCATGATTATCAAATTGTGGAGAAGGCCATTGAACGGTTCGGCCTTACCGATATGCAGCTCAGGTACATTGACGAGCTCTCGGGCGGGGAACTGCAGAGGGTCTGCCTTTGCCGGGCAATTGTCCAGGAGCCTTCTGTTCTTCTTCTGGATGAACCAACAAGCGCTCTTGATCTGTGCAGGCAGATGGAGATTCTCCGTGCCATTCGGGATGTTGTTGATTATCACGATGTGGCAACCGTAATGACGATGCATGACCTGAATCTTGCTCTGCGATTTGCGGACCGGTTTTTGTTCATGAAAGAAGGGAAGATCTATGCGATGTGCGACAAATCAGGAGTGACTGAAGATATTATCGAGGCGGTATACGGAATACCGATGGATGTGATATTCCATAACGATCTGCCGATTGTTGTGCCGTGCGGCTGA
- a CDS encoding iron ABC transporter permease — MNKEEKKPTNYKAYVSRKVTIILIGIIATIVMFFVSVSVGAVSIPIPDIIATIFGGGGTSLYERIIWNIRIPQALTAIVAGAGLAIAGVSMQSVLRNPLASPFTLGLSSAAAFGAAVGILLFGAGTTGSSIADAVVINNPYLTTISAFVFSILTTVIILFIAKIRSATPETMILAGVAISSLFSAGLMAIQYFVDDTRLASIVFWQFGDVARASWTELGLITLMTVICFIYFIYKRWDYNAIDAGEETAKGLGVNVERTRLLGMIAASLISAVIVAFLGIIGFVGLVCPHMMRKIVGDDHRFLIPASFVCGAVLLLVSDTVARTLIAPHVLPVAVLTAFLGAPVFLYLIIRGRRV, encoded by the coding sequence ATGAATAAAGAAGAGAAAAAACCAACGAACTACAAAGCCTACGTCAGCAGAAAAGTCACGATAATATTAATCGGAATTATTGCCACTATCGTTATGTTTTTCGTTTCCGTCTCGGTAGGTGCGGTCTCTATTCCAATACCCGATATTATTGCGACGATTTTTGGAGGGGGCGGCACCAGTCTTTATGAAAGGATCATCTGGAACATCAGAATCCCTCAGGCTTTGACGGCTATTGTAGCCGGCGCTGGACTCGCAATTGCCGGAGTTTCCATGCAGTCGGTTTTACGTAACCCTCTTGCATCTCCATTCACTCTTGGGCTTTCCAGTGCTGCGGCATTTGGAGCTGCTGTCGGCATTCTGCTTTTTGGAGCAGGTACCACCGGAAGCAGCATCGCCGATGCTGTTGTAATTAACAACCCGTATCTAACGACGATCTCGGCATTCGTCTTCTCTATTCTGACAACAGTAATTATTCTGTTCATTGCAAAGATTCGTTCTGCAACTCCTGAAACGATGATTCTGGCAGGTGTTGCCATCAGCTCTCTTTTTAGCGCCGGGTTAATGGCAATTCAGTACTTCGTTGACGACACCCGTCTTGCCTCAATCGTTTTCTGGCAGTTTGGAGATGTTGCAAGAGCAAGCTGGACGGAACTTGGACTGATTACGCTGATGACCGTGATCTGCTTCATCTACTTCATCTATAAACGCTGGGATTATAACGCAATCGATGCCGGAGAAGAAACCGCAAAAGGTCTTGGCGTCAACGTTGAGAGGACACGCCTCCTTGGTATGATTGCTGCATCTTTGATCAGTGCAGTCATCGTGGCATTTCTTGGGATCATCGGCTTTGTGGGCCTGGTTTGTCCGCACATGATGCGAAAGATCGTGGGCGATGATCACCGGTTTTTGATTCCGGCAAGTTTTGTCTGCGGTGCAGTTCTATTACTTGTTTCTGATACTGTGGCCCGAACACTGATCGCCCCTCACGTCTTGCCAGTTGCTGTATTGACCGCATTTCTCGGAGCTCCGGTATTCCTGTATCTGATTATACGGGGGAGGCGGGTATGA